One Streptomyces umbrinus genomic window, TGGGACGAAGTCTGGCCCGAGCTACGGCCGCGTCTCGAACAGGCAGAACTTCTCGGCCCCTCCGCCGTCACGGAGGCGGTACACGACCTCCGGGCTGTCTGGCGGGAGGTGAGCGACATGCTTCACAAGCAGGGCTCGCAAGACCCATTCGAGAGGCCGCGGATCGAGTGGCTTCTTGTGATGGCGCGCGCGTCGGAGGAGCGGTCGAATTTTCACGTCGCGGTTTCGAACGTGATGCGCACGCCGCCAAATCCGCGAGGTGAGCCGCTGCCGTAACTCGGCGGGCCGTCGGTCGTGGGCGGGGGGATGTCGGCACATGCCCAGCACCGCTCCGACACGGGGCCTGGGTCTGCCTGACCCAGGAGGGTAGGGCTGCCGCAGAGCGCACCGCCAACTGGTGGATCTCCGGCGCGTGGCCCGCGCGCCAGCCCCCGTCCGTGTCGCGCTTCCGCTGCGCTGGAGACCATGACCAGCGAGGACGTCCCCGTACGCCCGCCCGTCGACGTCGTACGGCCCGTCATGGCTCGGGAACTCCCCGCCGAGAACCACTGGCCGAACGGGCCGACCAGATACGAAGTGAAGGCGGACGGGTGGCGGGCGATCGCCGGCGTCCTCGAGGAGCACCGTCCCGTCTTGTTCTCCCGGCAGGGAGGAAACCTCGGTCCCATGTTCCCGGAAGTCCTGGACGAGCTACGCAACTTGCCCATCGGCACGGTCCTGGACGGCGAACTGTGCGCCGTGGTCGGCGATCGGCTGGACTTCAGCGCACTGGCTCACCGCCGCGGACGCGACAGACGGCGGTGGCCGCCGGTCGTGTACCTGGTCTTCGACCAGTTGGCCGCCACCGGCACGGACCTGCGTCTGCGCCCGCTGCAGGAGCGCCTCACCAGGCTCGGCGAGCTGCTGCGGCCACCGCCCAGTGTGATTCAGCCGGTGCCTGCCACCACGAGCCGCAGCGAGGCCCTGACCTGGTACGAAGAGCTAAGGCCTC contains:
- a CDS encoding ATP-dependent DNA ligase, translating into MTSEDVPVRPPVDVVRPVMARELPAENHWPNGPTRYEVKADGWRAIAGVLEEHRPVLFSRQGGNLGPMFPEVLDELRNLPIGTVLDGELCAVVGDRLDFSALAHRRGRDRRRWPPVVYLVFDQLAATGTDLRLRPLQERLTRLGELLRPPPSVIQPVPATTSRSEALTWYEELRPHGLEGLVAKGLGTSFVPGRTRWLKIKHVDTVDTEIVAIAGSPARPAYLVVRLPDGSLAQTAQLDSAQRAAAGRALADGIREALPGGGHRVTTLLLAEVEVGTTRHRTVRFVRLREDLEPPPAEGSGSPGA